DNA sequence from the Streptomyces sp. HUAS 15-9 genome:
AACAGTCGCTTCTCGCTGGTCTCTGCGGCCACCCCCAGCTCACCGAGTAAATCGGATCACCGGAGCTGGCCCCCCTTCTCCCGAAGTTACGGGGGCATTTTGCCGAGTTCCTTAACCATAGTTCACCCGAACGCCTCGGTATTCTCTACCTGACCACCTGAGTCGGTTTAGGGTACGGGCCGCCATGAAACTCGCTAGAGGCTTTTCTCGACAGCATAGGATCATCCACTTCGCCACAATCGGCTCGGCATCAGGTCTCAGCCGTATGCAAGGCGGATTTGCCTACCTTGCGGCCTACACCCTTACCCCGGGACAACCACCGCCCGGGATGGACTACCTTCCTGCGTCACCCCATCACTCACCTACTAACCGCTTGGTCCGGCGGCTCCACCACTCCCCTCAACTCCGAAGAGATCAGGGCGGCTTCACGGCCTTAGCATCACGATGCTCGATGTTTGACGCTTCACAGCGGGTACCGGAATATCAACCGGTTATCCATCGACTACGCCTGTCGGCCTCGCCTTAGGTCCCGACTTACCCTGGGCAGATCAGCTTGACCCAGGAACCCTTAGTCAATCGGCGCAAACGTTTCTCACGTTTGTATCGCTACTCATGCCTGCATTCTCACTCGTCAACCGTCCACAACTACCTTCCGGTGCTGCTTCACCCGGCAGACGACGCTCCCCTACCCATCACAGCACCCGTTGGGGCTTATGCTGCAATGACACGACTTCGGCGGTACGCTTGAGCCCCGCTACATTGTCGGCGCGGAATCACTAGACCAGTGAGCTATTACGCACTCTTTCAAGGGTGGCTGCTTCTAAGCCAACCTCCTGGTTGTCTGTGCGACTCCACATCCTTTCCCACTTAGCGTACGCTTAGGGGCCTTAGTCGATGCTCTGGGCTGTTTCCCTCTCGACCATGGAGCTTATCCCCCACAGTCTCACTGCCGTGCTCTCACTTACCGGCATTCGGAGTTTGGCTAAGGTCAGTAACCCGGTAGGGCCCATCGCCTATCCAGTGCTCTACCTCCGGCAAGAAACACACGACGCTGCACCTAAATGCATTTCGGGGAGAACCAGCTATCACGGAGTTTGATTGGCCTTTCACCCCTAACCACAGGTCATCCCCCAGGTTTTCAACCCTGGTGGGTTCGGTCCTCCACGAAGTCTTACCTCCGCTTCAACCTGCCCATGGCTAGATCACTCCGCTTCGGGTCTTGAGCGTGCTACTGAAACGCCCTGTTCGGACTCGCTTTCGCTACGGCTTCCCCACACGGGTTAACCTCGCAACACACCGCAAACTCGCAGGCTCATTCTTCAAAAGGCACGCAGTCACGAGATACAGCAAGCTGCATCCGACGCTCCCACGGCTTGTAGGCACACGGTTTCAGGTACTATTTCACTCCCCTCCCGGGGTACTTTTCACCATTCCCTCACGGTACTATCCGCTATCGGTCACCAGGGAATATTTAGGCTTAGCGGGTGGTCCCGCCAGATTCACACGGGATTTCTCGGGCCCCGTGCTACTTGGGTGTCTCTCAAACGAGCCGCTGACGTTTCAGCTACGGGGGTCTTACCCTCTACGCCGGACCTTTCGCATGTCCTTCGCCTACATCAACGGTTTCTGACTCGTCCTGTCGTTAAGCAGACGACAGAAGAGAGATCCCACAACCCCGCATGCGCAACCCCTGCCGGGTCTCACACGCATACGGTTTGGCCTCATCCGGTTTCGCTCGCCACTACTCCCGGAATCACGGTTGTTTTCTCTTCCTGAGGGTACTGAGATGTTTCACTTCCCCTCGTTCCCTCCACACTGCCTATGTGTTCAGCAGTGGGTGACAGCCCATGACGACTGCCGGGTTTCCCCATTCGGAAACCCCCGGATCAAAGCCTGGTTGACGACTCCCCGGGGACTATCGCGGCCTCCCACGTCCTTCATCGGTTCCTGGTGCCAAGGCATCCACCGTGCGCCCTTAAAAACTTGGCCACAGATGCTCGCGTCCACTGTGCAGTTCTCAAACAACGACCAGCCACCCGTCACCCCACTGGAAACCAGCGAGTACACCGGGGCCGGCAACTGAAGGAAGTTCATTCCCTCAGACACCCAACAGCGTGCCCGACACCCTCGCCTCCCCATCTCGCGTTCCACGCCGAAGCAGTACTAGCGACCAGAGCAGGTCAAGTGTGCCGAGTAGTCAACGTTCCACCCATGAGCTGACCACCGTCGGACGTTTGCCGACGTAGTGGCTCTGGATCTCTTACGAGATCTAGATGCTCCTTAGAAAGGAGGTGATCCAGCCGCACCTTCCGGTACGGCTACCTTGTTACGACTTCGTCCCAATCGCCAGTCCCACCTTCGACAGCTCCCTCCCACAAGGGGTTGGGCCACCGGCTTCGGGTGTTACCGACTTTCGTGACGTGACGGGCGGTGTGTACAAGGCCCGGGAACGTATTCACCGCAGCAATGCTGATCTGCGATTACTAGCGACTCCGACTTCATGGGGTCGAGTTGCAGACCCCAATCCGAACTGAGACCGGCTTTTTGAGATTCGCTCCACCTCACGGTATCGCAGCTCATTGTACCGGCCATTGTAGCACGTGTGCAGCCCAAGACATAAGGGGCATGATGACTTGACGTCGTCCCCACCTTCCTCCGAGTTGACCCCGGCGGTCTCCTGTGAGTCCCCATCACCCCGAAGGGCATGCTGGCAACACAGAACAAGGGTTGCGCTCGTTGCGGGACTTAACCCAACATCTCACGACACGAGCTGACGACAGCCATGCACCACCTGTACACCGACCACAAGGGGGACCCTGTCTCCAGGGTTTTCCGGTGTATGTCAAGCCTTGGTAAGGTTCTTCGCGTTGCGTCGAATTAAGCCACATGCTCCGCCGCTTGTGCGGGCCCCCGTCAATTCCTTTGAGTTTTAGCCTTGCGGCCGTACTCCCCAGGCGGGGAACTTAATGCGTTAGCTGCGGCACCGACGACGTGGAATGTCGCCAACACCTAGTTCCCACCGTTTACGGCGTGGACTACCAGGGTATCTAATCCTGTTCGCTCCCCACGCTTTCGCTCCTCAGCGTCAGTAATGGCCCAGAGATCCGCCTTCGCCACCGGTGTTCCTCCTGATATCTGCGCATTTCACCGCTACACCAGGAATTCCGATCTCCCCTACCACACTCTAGCTAGCCCGTATCGACTGCAGACCCGAGGTTAAGCCTCGGGCTTTCACAATCGACGTGACAAGCCGCCTACGAGCTCTTTACGCCCAATAATTCCGGACAACGCTTGCGCCCTACGTATTACCGCGGCTGCTGGCACGTAGTTAGTGGCGCTTCTTCTGCAGGTACCGTCACTTTCGCTTCTTCCCTGCTGAAAGAGGTTTACAACCCGAAGGCCGTCATCCCTCACGCGGCGTCGCTGCATCAGGCTTTCGCCCATTGTGCAATATTCCCCACTGCTGCCTCCCGTAGGAGTCTGGGCCGTGTCTCAGTCCCAGTGTGGCCGGTCGCCCTCTCAGGCCGGCTACCCGTCGTCGCCTTGGTGAGCCATTACCTCACCAACAAGCTGATAGGCCGCGGGCTCATCCTTCACCGCCGGAGCTTTCCACCACCCGACCATGCGGTCAGTGGTTGTATCCGGTATTAGACCCCGTTTCCAGGGCTTGTCCCAGAGTGAAGGGCAGATTGCCCACGTGTTACTCACCCGTTCGCCACTAATCCACCCCGAAGGGCTTCATCGTTCGACTTGCATGTGTTAAGCACGCCGCCAGCGTTCGTCCTGAGCCAGGATCAAACTCTCCGTGAATGTTTACTCGGCCAGTAAATTAATACAGCCGGTTGAACACCACGAGAGCGGTGCGAGAGGAGGAATAGTCCCCTCGCACACAGCGTCCTCGCTGTGTTATTTCAAAGGAACCTCGTCCCAGTCATGACGACCGGAGACGGGGTATCAACATATCTGGCGTTGACTTTTGGCACGCTGTTGAGTTCTCAAGGAACGGACGCTTCCTTTGTACTCACCCTCTCGGGCTTTCCTCCGGGCGCTTCCCTTCGGTCTTGCGTTTCCGACTCTATCAGATCTTTTGGGACCCGATTTCCTCGGTGCTTTCCAGGTTCTCGCTCTCGCGTTTCCCTTTCCGGCGGTTCTGACTCTATCAGATCCTTTCGGCCCTGATTCCCGGTCAGCGGGGTTTGTCCTCGCGGCCGTTGGGCCGTTCCGACGTCTCAAACCTTAGCGGATCCTGCCGGCAGTTCCTAATCGAGCTGCCGTGTCCAAATCGAATTGAATTCGGGCATGCCGAATTCAACCCGGCTGGGTGATCGTGCTGATGGTTTGGGCTGCCGCTGCTGCGGCGGGAGGTGCTGTCGCAGAACCGTTACGGCCCCGTGGCAACCCGGAGGACTTTACGGATCGGACAGAGGTGCTGTCAAGCACCCCCTGTCAAGATCTTTTCTGTCGGACGTCAGTCCAGGTCGGAGAGGCGCCCGCCGGCGTCCGGCTGGGCGTGTTCCACCCTGCGGAGCAGCCGGGTGAGGGCTTCCCCGAGGACCGTGCGCTCCTCCGCGGAGAGGTCCTGAAGGAGCTCCTCCTCGAAGACGGAGGCGAGGCGCATGGCCTCGAGCCACTTCTCGCGCCCCTCGGGAGTCAGCTCCACAATCACCCGAACGCGGTTGGACTCGTCCCGCTCACGGGTGACAAGGCCCTCCGCCACCATGCGGTCGATGCGGTGGGTCATCGCGGCCGGCGTGAGGCCGAGGCGCTTGGCGAGGTCACTGGGGCCCATGCGGTAGGGGGCGCCGGAGAGGACGAGCGCCTTGAGGACCTCCCACTCGGCGTTGCTGATGCCGAGGGCGGCGGTCTGGCGGCCGTAGGCGACGTTCATGCGGCGGTTCAGGCGGGACAGCGCCGAGACGATCTTCTCGACCTGGGGGTCGAGGCCCTGGAACTCGCGCTGGTAGGCGGCGATCTGCTCTTCGAGGGTCGGCTCGCCGCCGATGCCGATGGTGCCGGAGGTGTCGCCCATGCGCCCAAGTATCGCATGGGGCCGCTTGGCGTTGAAGTCCTTGGATGTGTACTCTTTAGCTTCGAAATTTATCTTCGAAGTCTTCGGTCCTAAGTACCGAGACACACCAACTACCGGAGAGAGGTGAACGTGACCAGGGCGATGGGCGCTGCGATGCGCCGGATCCACGTGGGCAACGCACTCAGCGCGTTCGGGCTCGGCTTCACCGTCCCCTACCTGTACGTCTATGTGGCGCAGGTGCGGGGGCTCGGAGCCATGACGGCGGGGCTGGTCCTCGCCGTCTTCGCCGTGGCCGCGCTGATCGTGCTGCCGTTCGCCGGCCGGGCGATCGTGCGGCGCGGCCCACTGCCGGTCCTGCTCGCCGCCCTGGTCATGGCCGCGCTGGGCGCCCTGAGCCTGGGGCTCGCGGGCAGTGCGCCTGCCGTGCTCCTCTCCGCGGCGGCGCTCGGGGCCGGGCAGGCCGTGATGCAGCCGGCGCTGGCGACGATGATCGTGGAGTGCTCGTCGGCGGAGACGCGGTCGCGGGCCTTCGCTACGCAGTTCTTCCTGCAGAACCTCGGGCTCGGGGTCGGCGGGCTCATCGGCGGTCATCTGGTCGACACCACCCGCGTCTCCTCCTTCACGCTCCTGTTCGCGATCGAGGCGGCGATGTTCCTGCTGCTCGTCGTGATCATGTCGACGGTGCGGATGCCGCACTCGCCGCGGATCGAGGACGCGCCCGCGCGTTCGGCGAAGGGCAGCTGGAAGCAGCTGCTCGGCAACCGGGCCATGGTGCAGCTGTCCGTACTGGGCTTCGTGCTGTTCTTCGCCTGCTACGGGCAGTTCGAGTCCGGGCTGGCCGCGTTCGGTGTCGAGGCCGCGGGGATCTCCACCTCCGCGCTCGGTACGGCGCTGGCCGCGAACACCCTGATGATCGTGGTCGCGCAGTTCGCCGTGCTGAAGTTCGTCGAGCGCCGTCGCCGCACGCGGGTGATCGCCGCCGTGGGCCTGATCTGGGCCGTGGCGTGGGTCGTGGCCGGGTACGCGGGTCTCGGGCACGGCAGCCAGGAGATGGCCACGGCCGCGTTCGTGTCGACGTACGCCCTGTTCGGGCTGGGTGAGGCGATGCTGTCGCCCACCGTCGCCCCGCTGGTGGCCGATCTGGCGCCGGAGGGGATGGCGGGGCAGTACAACTCCGCCTTCGCCCTGGTGAAGCAGCTCGCGCTGGCCGTCGGTCCCGCGGTGGGCGGGCCGATGGCGGCCTCGCTGCACACGCCATACATCGTGACGTTCCTGCTGTTCTCGCTGGGCATCACCGCCCTCGCGCTCCGGCTGGGGCGGCAGCTCACCGCCGCGCAGGACCGGCCCTGGCAGGCGCGGAGCCGGGTCGTGGCGCGGGGCGCCGCACCCGCGGAGCCGGTGGCCGCCGAGGCCTGAGACCGGCGAGGCTTGAGACCGGCGAGGGCGGCCGTCACCTTCGGGTGGCGGCCGCCTTCTGTTTCACCGGATCGCGGTCGCCAGGATCGCGGTGAACGGGAGCGTCAGCCTGCCGTCGGGGCCCGTGCGGTCGGCGAGGCGGGCGGCGACCGAGTGGCCTGCGGCGGCGAGCGTCTCCTCGCCGTGGGCGTCGGCGAGCCGCTGGCCCCAGGGCAGGACGGAGAGATGGCCGGGGGCGAAGTCCGTGAGCGGGGGCAGGGCGATGCCGAAGGCGATCTCACGTGTCGTGACGTCATGGCAGCCCGCCTTGCCGAGGGCGTCGGTCAGCCGGTCGGCCGTACAGGCGAAGGCGGTACTGAAGTCGGCCGCGGCCTCGTCGCCGCCGTACTCCTTGATGGCCTCGTACTGGGCGGTGAGGTACGGCGAGAGGCTCATGTCGGCCCAGACGGTGGCCGCGAAGCGGCCGGAGGGGCGCATGACACGGGCCGTCTCCGTGAGGGCCGCGGTGAGGTCGGGGAAGAACTGCGCGCCCTGTTGGCAGACGACCGCGTCGAAGGTCGCGTCGGGGTAGGGGAGCCGGTCGGCGGAGGCCTCGGTGAACTCGATGTCGGGGTACAGGCGTGGATGGTGGGCGACGGCCACCTTGAGCATGTCCGCGTTGACGTCGACGCCGCGGACGCGGCCGGCGGGGCCGACCTGGGCGGCGGCCGCGCGGGCGGCGAAGCCGGTGCCGCAGGCGAGGTCGAGGACGACATCGCCTGGGCACAGGTCCACGGCGTCGAGCAACGCCGTCGTGAAGGGCGCCATGAGCGGCGCCACATACTCCTCATAGCGCTCGGGAGCGCTTCCCTTGAGCTGGAATCCCGGTTCGTCTGCCATGGGGAGCTAGTAGCACCGCGGAGCCGGTTCGCCTAGATGGCGCGCGGCAGCACGAACTCGCACCACACCGCCTTCCCGCCGCCCGGGGTCCGCCGGGATCCCCAGTTCGAGGCGATCGTCGCCACGATGGCGATGCCCCGGCCCGACTCGTCCCCCGGCTCCGCGTGCCGGCGGCGCGGGAGGTGGTCGTCGCCGTCGGTGACCTCGACGATGAGGCGGCGGTCGGTACGGCGCAGGCGCAGGCGCATGGGCGGGGTGCCGTGCTGCAGGGAGTTGGCGACCAGCTCACTGGTGGCGAGGACGCCCAGGTCGTGCAGGTCGGCCGGGAAGCGCCAGCTGGTCAGCACGCCGGAGGCGAACGCACGCGCGCGTGGGGCCGCTTCCACTCCGCCGAGGAGTTCCAGGGCCGCGTTGCGGAAGAGGTCGCCGTCGGGGCCCGTGCGGGCCGGGTGCTGGAGGACCAGGACCGCCACGTCGTCGTCGTGGTCGGCCGTGACACCCGCCGTGCGGACCAGTCGGTCGCAGACCACCTGGGGTGTCCCCGTCGCCCCCGCCAGTGCCCGCTCCAGCGACGCGATGCCCTCGTCCAGGTCCTCGTCCCGGCGCTCGACCAGACCGTCCGTGTAGAGGACCGCGGTCGAGCCGGGGCCCAGCGGGATCGAGCCCGACGCGTGCATCCAGCCGCCGGTGCCGAGCGGGGGGCCGGTCGGTTCGTCGGCGCGCAGCACCGTGCCGCTCTCGTCGCGGACCAGGATGGGCAGGTGCCCGGCGGAGGCGTACACCAGCCGGCCCTCGTTCGGGTCGTGGATGGCGTACACGCAGGTGGCGATCTGGTTGGCGTCGATCTCCATGGCGAGGCCGTCGAGGAGCTGGAGCACCTCGTGCGGGGGCAGGTCCAGGCGGGCGTACGCGCGCACCGCCGTGCGGAGCTGGCCCATCACCGCGGCCGCCCGTACCCCCCTGCCCATCACGTCGCCGATCACCAGGGCGGTGCGGCCGCCGCCCAGGGTGATCACGTCGTACCAGTCGCCGCCGACCGCGGATTCGGTGCCGCCGGGCTGGTAGGTCGCCGCGATCCTCAGGTCGTCCGGCTCTTCCAGCTCCTGGGGGAGCAGGCTCCGCTGCAGGGTCACCGCGGTCTCGCGCTGGCGGCGTTCGCTGGCGCGCAGGCGTTCGGCGGCCTCGGCGTGGTCGGTGACGTCGGTGGCGAAGACCAGCACCGCGCCGTCGCCGCCGTCCCGGACGCCGTTCTCGGCGGCCGGAGTGCAGGTGAACGTGTAGGAGCGGCCGTCGGGGGCCCTGCGGGACTTGAGCGTGCGGGGCTTGCCGCTGCGCAGGACCTGGTCGAGGAGGGGCAGCAGGCCCAGTTCGGCGAGCTCCGGGAGGGCTTCGCGGGCGGGTTCGCCGAGCGGTCGCTGGCCGAAGGCCGCGGCGTAGGCGTCGTTGACGTAGGCGATGCGGTGGTCGGGGCCGTGGACGAGGGCGACGAGGGCCGGGACGCGGTCGAGGACCTCGCGCGCGGGGAGCTCGTCGACGGCGGGCACGGACGGTGCGTCGTCGGTCAGTTGTTCGGCGCGGGCCGCGGGCACGGAACCGTCCCCCCGCCGGTCCGGGGTGACCGCGTGCTCGGTCCGCGCTGCGGCGCGGCGCTGCGTTCCGGGGAGCCGGGCGCTCCAGCGCGTGAAGTTCACGAATCCTTGCCTCGTGTCGTCGTGGTCGGCCGGCACCGGATCCGGCCGGGGGTCCGGGGGTCGCCCCCGGAATTGCGGTGCTCGGGAAAAGCCTCATGGGTGCTGAGGGCGGGCGGATGCCCGTCCAAGGTCGTGGGCAGTCGTGGGGCAGTCTGGCAGGCTGGCCGACCGCGGCGACATCCGTCAGACGCCCAAGCGGCTCGGGGAGTTCCTCGGTCCGGTCAGGACGACCCCTTCGGGTCGTCCGAGGGGTCGTGATGAGGCTTTCCACCGGCCGCGAGTTCGAACTCCGCGCGGGGATGTTCGAGCGAGCCCAGGGAGACGATCTCCCGCTTGAAGAGTCCGGAGAGGGTCCATTCGGCGAGTACGCGAGCCTTGCGGTTGAAGGTGGGCACCCTGCTGAGGTGGTAGACGCGGTGCATGAACCAGGCAGGGTAGCCCTTCAGCTTGCGGCCGTAGACCTGTGCTACGCCCTTGTGCAGTCCGAGTGAGGCGACGGCGCCGGCGTAGGAGTGCGCATAGGTGTCGAGGGGCTCGCCGCGCAGGACGTGCGCGATGTTGTCGCCGAGGACCCTGGCCTGGCGGCCCGCGTGCTGGGCGTTGGGCGCGGTCTCCTTGCCCGGCTCCTCGGCCGTGACGTCGGGGACGGCGGCGGCGTCGCCGGCGCTCCACGCGTGTTCCACGCCCTCGACGGTCAGCTGGGCGGTGCACTTGAGGCGGCCGCGGCCGTCGAGCGGGAGGTCGGTGGCGGCGAGGACCGGGTGCGGTCTGACGCCGGCGGTCCACACGACCGTACGGGTCCGGAAGCGCTGGCCGTCACTCAGTACGGCGATTCGGTCGGCGCAGGATTCGAGGCGCGTCTCCAGGAGGACCTGGATGTTGCGGCGGCGCAGTTCGGTGAGGGTGTAGCGGCCCATCTCCGCGCCGACCTCGGGCAGGATCCGGTCGGCGGCCTCGACGAGGATCCACTTCATGTCCTCGGGCCGGACGTTGTGGTAGTAGCGCGTGGCGTAGCGAGCCATGTCCTCGAGTTCGGCCAGTGCCTCGACTCCGGCGTAGCCGCCGCCCACGAAGACGAAGGTGAGGGCCGCGTTGCGGATCGCGGGGTCGCGGGTGGAGGAGGCGATGTCCATCTGCTCGAGGACGTGGTTGCGCAGGCCGATGGCCTCCTCGACGGTCTTGAAACCGACGGCGTGCTCGGCGAGGCCGGGGATGGGGAGCGTGCGCGCGATCGCGCCGGGGGCGAGGACGAGTTCGTCGTAGGTGAGGTGCTCGGCGCCCCTGCCCTCCTCCTCGGTGGCGAGCGTGGTGAGGGTGGCGGTCCGCGTGGTGTGGTCCACGGCCACCACCTCACCGACGACGACATGGCACTGGTCCAGGACGCGGCGCAGCGGTACGACGACATGACGAGGAGAAATCGAACCGGCGGCCGCTTCGGGAAGGAACGGCTGATACGTCATGTACGGATCCTGGGTGACGACAGTGATGTCGACCTCGCCCCGCCTGAGCTCCTGTTTCAGCCTCCGCTGAAGTTGCAGAGCCGTGTACATCCCGACGTAGCCACCGCCGACAACGAGAATGCGCGCACGTTCCTTCACCATCCCATGACGCACCCGACGCTCTTGTTTGTCCACAGCCCCGGCAATTTGTGTGACCGGCGACCAGGTGTTCGCAGCGGCGCCGGAGCTGCCGAAGCCGGGAGAAAGCGGGCAGGTCAGCGGGGGCGGACACGAGGGCGCCAGAGTGCGCAAACGGGACGTATGCGCTCCGTACTCCGATCGGGGGGCGCTCCGTGCGGAACCTGCCCCTTCTGAATTGACTCCCTCTCAACTATGTTCGTGTGTCGACGGGGTGTAGGGGATGTGGTCGAACGGGTCCGCGACGGGCGCTCCCGCTCAGGGACCGGTGCCAGTTCCGCGCACTCCGGATTCAGTGGCGGGGAGTCTCCGGGGGGAGACGTCATTAACCGGGGGAACGCTTATGCATATTCAGGACACGCATTGGTCTTCGGCGAACGCCATCGCACCCGTCGGCGGTGCGATGGGCGCGGCGGCGGGCAACGGACGCGCGGAGGGTTCGCGCACGACGCCGCTGCGGGTGGACGCACAGCGCAATCTGGAGCACGTGCTGCGAGCGGCGCGCGAGGTCTTCGGCGAGCTGGGTTACGGCGCGCCGATGGAGGACGTGGCGCGGCGCGCGCGGGTCGGTGTGGGCACGGTGTACCGGCGCTTTCCGAGCAAGGACGTCCTGGTCAGGCGGATAGCCGAGGAGGAGACCTCCCGGCTGACCGACCAGGCGCGGGCGGCGCTCGGGCAGGAGGACGAGCCGTGGTCGGCGCTGTCGCGCTTCCTGCGCACGTCGGTGGCTTCAGGGGCCGGGCGGCTGCTGCCGCCGCAGGTGCTGCGGGTCGGCGTCCAGGACGACGGCACCGAGGACGCGGGCTCCGGGGCCGAGGAGGCGCGGGTACCGCAGCAGCGGAGCCAGCCGGGCGCCGGTGAGCTGCGGCTGGTGTCCGAGGAGCCGACGGCGGCCGCGGACGACGACGCGGGGGCGGCGGCGCTGCTCGAGGTGGTCGGCCGGCTCGTGGAGCGGGCCCGTGCGGCGGGCGAACTGCGGCCGGACGTGTCGGTGTCCGACGTCCTGCTGGTGATCGCCACAGCGGCCCCGTCGCTGCCGGACGCGGCCCAGCAGGCGGCGGCCTCGGCACGGCTGCTGGACATCCTGCTGGAGGGGCTGCGTTCGCGTCCCGCGTGACCGGTGCGGCTTGTGCGCACGCCGATCAAGTACCGGGCGGGGTCGGCTCGTTGAGCCCTCCCCGTCCGGGTGATGGCCGCCGGCGCCGGGCGACAGGTCCGCTCGGACGAGTGGATGGCTCGTACTCGGAGGTCCTGAACCAAGGCCGGTGTGGCACTCTGACCCGGTGATCGGGTCGGGCTTGCAGGCGTCGGGGGCTTTGCGCGATGAGCGTTGACGGGTGGGACGAGTCCCTCGGTGACGGTGACGCGGACACCGGCGGGCTGACCGCGCCCCAGGTGCCCAGCCAGGGCGGCCCGGCGGACGTACCGCGCTCCGGCGACCGGGCGCGCAGCAGCGTCCCGGCCCAGCGCGAGAGCGGCCCCCTGCCGTCGCGTGAGGCGGCGCCGGGCGACGGCGATCTGATCGAGCGGATGCGCGCGGGCGACGACACGGCGTACGAGGAGCTGTACCGGCGCCACGCGGACGCCGTGCGCCGTTACGCGCGCTCCTGCTGCCGCGACGCCCACACCGCGGACGATCTGACCGCCGAGGTCTTCGCCCGCATGCTCCAGGCGGTGCGCGGCGGCTCGGGTCCCGAGCACGCCGTACGCGCCTATCTGCTCACCTCCGTCAGGCGGGTGGCCGCGCACTGGACGAAGTCGTCCCGGCGCGAGCAGCTCGTCGACGACTTCGCGGTCTTCGCCGCTCATGCCACGCGCGCGTCCGGGGTGCCGGGCGACGGGACACTCGCCCTGGGCGCCGATGTGCGGGCCCTGCACGAGGCCGAGCAGTCCCTGGCCATGCGGGCCTTCCGCTCGCTGCCCGAGCGCTGGCAGGCGGTGCTGTGGCACACCGAGGTGGAGGACGAGTCGCCGAGCGAGGTGGCCGTCCTGTTCGGGCTGGACGCCAACGGCACGCGCGTGCTCGCCAGCCGCGCCCGCGAGGGCCTCAGGCAGGCCTACCTCCAGGCCCATGTCAGCGCCACGCTCGCCGGCGACGCGGAGTGCGCACGCTATGCCGACCAGCTCGGCACGTACGCCCGCCGCAAGCTGCGCATCCGCGCCGAGCGGGGCCTGCGCAAGCACCTGGCGGAGTGCGCCGGCTGCCGGCTGGCGGCCGCGCAGATCGAGGAGGTCGCGAGCGGGATCCCCGCGGTCGTCCCGGTCGCGGTCATCGGCTGGTTCGGCGCCGCCGGGTACGCCAAGGCGCTCGGGATCATCGCCACCGGCGCCGGGGTGGGCGCCGCGGGCGCGGCCGCCACGGCCGGTGCCGGCTCGTCCGGCGGGGCGGGCGGTGGCGCGGCGGCCGCCGAAGGGCTGGCCGGGTCGGTGAAGGCCGGTATCGCGGCCGGTGTGGTGGCGGTCGGGGTCGCCACGGTGGCGCTCGCCCTGCTGAACGACGGCCACCCGGCCAAGGAGGTCGCCAAGCCGTCGTCCCCACCGTCGGTCGCCCAGCCGAATCCGCCGGCCCCCGCACCCTCGGCTCCCTCGACGACGCGGCCCACACCGACGGCACCGGGCGTCGTCCCCGTGGCGGCCCCGACGCCGGCCCCCGCCCCGTCGAGCGCACCCGGGCAGAGCCCGAACCCGACGTCGAGCCCGAGCCGGACCCCGGCCCCCTCGCCGAAGCCGACCCCGCCACCGACACCGCCCTCGACGCCCACCCGCACCCCCGCTCCGCCCACGACGCCCGCACCCCCGCCGGCGCCGGTCGTCTACCAGTGGAGCGGTCTGCGGTACGACATCACCGGCGACGGCAGCAAGCCCGAGATGCGGCTGGCCGAGAGCAGCTGGGTG
Encoded proteins:
- a CDS encoding sigma-70 family RNA polymerase sigma factor, with protein sequence MSVDGWDESLGDGDADTGGLTAPQVPSQGGPADVPRSGDRARSSVPAQRESGPLPSREAAPGDGDLIERMRAGDDTAYEELYRRHADAVRRYARSCCRDAHTADDLTAEVFARMLQAVRGGSGPEHAVRAYLLTSVRRVAAHWTKSSRREQLVDDFAVFAAHATRASGVPGDGTLALGADVRALHEAEQSLAMRAFRSLPERWQAVLWHTEVEDESPSEVAVLFGLDANGTRVLASRAREGLRQAYLQAHVSATLAGDAECARYADQLGTYARRKLRIRAERGLRKHLAECAGCRLAAAQIEEVASGIPAVVPVAVIGWFGAAGYAKALGIIATGAGVGAAGAAATAGAGSSGGAGGGAAAAEGLAGSVKAGIAAGVVAVGVATVALALLNDGHPAKEVAKPSSPPSVAQPNPPAPAPSAPSTTRPTPTAPGVVPVAAPTPAPAPSSAPGQSPNPTSSPSRTPAPSPKPTPPPTPPSTPTRTPAPPTTPAPPPAPVVYQWSGLRYDITGDGSKPEMRLAESSWVWRRYGLSVADKHYARGVTVHGASSVTVDLNRECTAYDAMAGVDDLTLGLGKVYFSVYADGVRLWRSGMVKGGAPAVPVHVNLAGHRTVRLVVEPHSNAFDTGALADWADARFTCR